The following are from one region of the Colius striatus isolate bColStr4 chromosome Z, bColStr4.1.hap1, whole genome shotgun sequence genome:
- the NMRK1 gene encoding nicotinamide riboside kinase 1 isoform X1, which yields MKVLVIGLGGVTNGGKTTLAEKLKKMLPNCDIISQDDFFKPESEVETDERGFKLYDVLDALYMDEMVKTIHNWMKNPASSGVVTEGLQNTCDNLKNTDVHVLIVEGFLLYNYEPLNELWDRRYFLTLPYEECKRRRSTRVYQPADTPGYFDGHVWPMYLKYRSELEENASSVVYLDGTKSQEELLSYVYSDIKEELKKLKEANQKVTE from the exons atGAAAGTTTTGGTTATTGGCCTTGGAGG TGTAACGAATGGGGGGAAAACAACACTGGCAGAGAAGCTTAAGAAAATGCTTCCCAACTGTGATATAATCTCTCAAGATGACTTCTTTAAG ccaGAGTCCGAAGTGGAAACAGATGAACGTGGATTTAAGCTATACGATG TACTTGATGCCCTCTATATGGATGAAATGGTGAAAACTATTCACAATTGGATGAAAAACCCTGCAAGCTCAGGCGTTGTGACAGAAGGGCTGCAGAATACATGTGACAAtctgaaaaatacagatgtgCATGTTTTGATTGTTGAAGGCTTTCTGTTGTACAATTATGA GCCACTTAATGAATTATGGGACAGAAGATATTTTTTGACGCTTCCTTATGAAGAGTGCAAAAGGAGAAGGAG CACCagagtctatcagccagccgATACGCCAGGGTACTTCGATGGACACGTGTGGCCTATGTATCTGAAATATAGAAGTGAATTGGAAGAGAATGCAAGTAGTGTTG TTTATTTGGATGGAACAAAATCCCAAGAGGAGCTTTTGTCCTATGTGTATAGTGATATAAAAGAGGAGTTAAAGAAGCTGAAGGAAGCAA ATCAGAAGGTCACAGAATGA
- the NMRK1 gene encoding nicotinamide riboside kinase 1 isoform X2 — protein MKVLVIGLGGVTNGGKTTLAEKLKKMLPNCDIISQDDFFKPESEVETDERGFKLYDVLDALYMDEMVKTIHNWMKNPASSGVVTEGLQNTCDNLKNTDVHVLIVEGFLLYNYEPLNELWDRRYFLTLPYEECKRRRSTRVYQPADTPGYFDGHVWPMYLKYRSELEENASSVGMFIWMEQNPKRSFCPMCIVI, from the exons atGAAAGTTTTGGTTATTGGCCTTGGAGG TGTAACGAATGGGGGGAAAACAACACTGGCAGAGAAGCTTAAGAAAATGCTTCCCAACTGTGATATAATCTCTCAAGATGACTTCTTTAAG ccaGAGTCCGAAGTGGAAACAGATGAACGTGGATTTAAGCTATACGATG TACTTGATGCCCTCTATATGGATGAAATGGTGAAAACTATTCACAATTGGATGAAAAACCCTGCAAGCTCAGGCGTTGTGACAGAAGGGCTGCAGAATACATGTGACAAtctgaaaaatacagatgtgCATGTTTTGATTGTTGAAGGCTTTCTGTTGTACAATTATGA GCCACTTAATGAATTATGGGACAGAAGATATTTTTTGACGCTTCCTTATGAAGAGTGCAAAAGGAGAAGGAG CACCagagtctatcagccagccgATACGCCAGGGTACTTCGATGGACACGTGTGGCCTATGTATCTGAAATATAGAAGTGAATTGGAAGAGAATGCAAGTAGTGTTGGTATG TTTATTTGGATGGAACAAAATCCCAAGAGGAGCTTTTGTCCTATGTGTATAGTGATATAA
- the NMRK1 gene encoding nicotinamide riboside kinase 1 isoform X4, with translation MKVLVIGLGGVTNGGKTTLAEKLKKMLPNCDIISQDDFFKPESEVETDERGFKLYDVLDALYMDEMVKTIHNWMKNPASSGVVTEGLQNTCDNLKNTDVHVLIVEGFLLYNYDTRVYQPADTPGYFDGHVWPMYLKYRSELEENASSVVYLDGTKSQEELLSYVYSDIKEELKKLKEANQKVTE, from the exons atGAAAGTTTTGGTTATTGGCCTTGGAGG TGTAACGAATGGGGGGAAAACAACACTGGCAGAGAAGCTTAAGAAAATGCTTCCCAACTGTGATATAATCTCTCAAGATGACTTCTTTAAG ccaGAGTCCGAAGTGGAAACAGATGAACGTGGATTTAAGCTATACGATG TACTTGATGCCCTCTATATGGATGAAATGGTGAAAACTATTCACAATTGGATGAAAAACCCTGCAAGCTCAGGCGTTGTGACAGAAGGGCTGCAGAATACATGTGACAAtctgaaaaatacagatgtgCATGTTTTGATTGTTGAAGGCTTTCTGTTGTACAATTATGA CACCagagtctatcagccagccgATACGCCAGGGTACTTCGATGGACACGTGTGGCCTATGTATCTGAAATATAGAAGTGAATTGGAAGAGAATGCAAGTAGTGTTG TTTATTTGGATGGAACAAAATCCCAAGAGGAGCTTTTGTCCTATGTGTATAGTGATATAAAAGAGGAGTTAAAGAAGCTGAAGGAAGCAA ATCAGAAGGTCACAGAATGA
- the NMRK1 gene encoding nicotinamide riboside kinase 1 isoform X3: protein MKVLVIGLGGVTNGGKTTLAEKLKKMLPNCDIISQDDFFKPESEVETDERGFKLYDVLDALYMDEMVKTIHNWMKNPASSGVVTEGLQNTCDNLKNTDVHVLIVEGFLLYNYEPLNELWDRRYFLTLPYEECKRRRSTRVYQPADTPGYFDGHVWPMYLKYRSELEENASSVDHWPGTHGNFSICLS from the exons atGAAAGTTTTGGTTATTGGCCTTGGAGG TGTAACGAATGGGGGGAAAACAACACTGGCAGAGAAGCTTAAGAAAATGCTTCCCAACTGTGATATAATCTCTCAAGATGACTTCTTTAAG ccaGAGTCCGAAGTGGAAACAGATGAACGTGGATTTAAGCTATACGATG TACTTGATGCCCTCTATATGGATGAAATGGTGAAAACTATTCACAATTGGATGAAAAACCCTGCAAGCTCAGGCGTTGTGACAGAAGGGCTGCAGAATACATGTGACAAtctgaaaaatacagatgtgCATGTTTTGATTGTTGAAGGCTTTCTGTTGTACAATTATGA GCCACTTAATGAATTATGGGACAGAAGATATTTTTTGACGCTTCCTTATGAAGAGTGCAAAAGGAGAAGGAG CACCagagtctatcagccagccgATACGCCAGGGTACTTCGATGGACACGTGTGGCCTATGTATCTGAAATATAGAAGTGAATTGGAAGAGAATGCAAGTAGTGTTG ATCACTGGCCTGGAACTCATGGAAACTTTTCCATTTGTCTTTCTTAG